A genomic segment from Desulfonatronum lacustre DSM 10312 encodes:
- a CDS encoding NfeD family protein, with protein sequence MRHALLFSLFLVSLLLFPGAPVSANDPFPVHVLKIQGSINPAQQDLLEEAINHAFKEQAQLFVLQLDTPGGLGETTRNMVKQILNAPLPVAIWVGPDGSRAASAGVFLVAASAIAGMSPNSNIGSARPVGVGGEDIPEAMADKILNDFLSLVRASAQSRGRNVDWYVSAVKESANLTGTEAAMLRVVDLVAVSVPDYVEQIGIRGFEWHNERVYFSIDDVAFVDFEPGLWYSILAWMLDPQIAYFLLMGGLAGIFFELTNPGAIFPGVLGGLCLLLGLYALSILPTNVAGLLLILFGLMLFGLELMISSFGLLSLAAVISIFFGSVILFRFEYGIGGVPMPSIIVTTIGISAFVGFCLYLVAKAHRNKPFSGPHQLIGQTAKVRHWSKDHGVVHLQGETWTAVSETPLSLQPDDLVSVSEVDGLVLHIIPTSTHNMSGG encoded by the coding sequence ATGAGACATGCGCTCTTATTCTCTTTATTCCTTGTTTCGCTTTTATTGTTTCCCGGCGCTCCTGTTTCGGCCAATGACCCCTTTCCGGTCCATGTTCTGAAGATTCAGGGTTCCATCAATCCCGCGCAGCAAGATCTTCTTGAGGAGGCGATAAACCATGCCTTCAAGGAGCAAGCCCAACTGTTCGTTCTTCAACTGGATACGCCGGGAGGTCTTGGAGAGACCACCAGAAACATGGTCAAACAGATTCTGAACGCTCCCTTGCCGGTGGCCATCTGGGTCGGTCCCGACGGCTCACGCGCGGCCTCGGCCGGAGTCTTCCTCGTCGCCGCGTCAGCCATTGCCGGGATGAGCCCCAACTCCAACATCGGCTCCGCCCGCCCCGTTGGTGTCGGAGGAGAGGATATCCCAGAGGCCATGGCCGACAAAATCCTCAATGATTTCCTAAGCTTAGTTCGCGCATCCGCCCAGAGTCGCGGGAGAAACGTCGACTGGTACGTCAGCGCGGTGAAGGAAAGCGCCAACCTGACGGGAACCGAGGCAGCCATGCTTCGCGTGGTGGACCTCGTTGCGGTCAGTGTTCCTGATTACGTCGAGCAGATCGGCATTCGCGGCTTTGAGTGGCACAATGAACGAGTCTATTTCAGTATCGACGATGTCGCATTTGTCGACTTCGAGCCAGGTCTTTGGTATTCCATTCTAGCTTGGATGCTGGATCCCCAGATCGCCTATTTTTTGTTGATGGGCGGGTTGGCGGGGATTTTTTTCGAGTTGACCAATCCAGGCGCGATTTTCCCCGGCGTCCTCGGCGGCCTTTGCCTGCTCCTGGGTCTATACGCTTTATCCATTTTACCGACCAATGTCGCCGGTCTCCTGCTGATCCTTTTTGGTCTGATGCTTTTTGGACTCGAATTGATGATCTCAAGCTTCGGACTCCTCAGCCTGGCCGCCGTGATTTCCATCTTCTTCGGATCGGTAATCTTGTTTCGGTTTGAGTACGGGATTGGAGGAGTCCCCATGCCCAGCATTATCGTTACGACCATCGGTATTTCCGCGTTTGTCGGCTTCTGTTTGTACCTGGTCGCAAAAGCCCATCGCAACAAACCGTTCAGTGGGCCCCACCAGTTGATTGGTCAGACCGCGAAAGTCAGACACTGGTCAAAGGACCATGGCGTCGTCCACCTGCAAGGAGAAACCTGGACGGCTGTCAGTGAAACCCCTTTGTCCTTGCAACCCGACGACTTGGTTTCTGTTTCCGAA